One Sodalinema gerasimenkoae IPPAS B-353 DNA segment encodes these proteins:
- a CDS encoding filamentous hemagglutinin N-terminal domain-containing protein, with protein sequence MDTRQWGWVVSLGLGMAIAPVVPIQAQIIPDSSLGNERSVTTPTETGVQIDGGALRGDNLFHSFQEFSIPTNSEAFFNNPDIANIFSRVTGGSISDIDGLLRANGTANLFLLNPNGIIFGPNARLDIGGSFVASTANSLVFENGLAFNAEESGEAPLLSVNVPLGVQFNNNPGSIEATGAILNVSEGESMALVGGEISLNDVEINAAAGRIDLVGVGEAGQVSFEVGDVNSGFPSFGVPADLSRASVSLNEANLNVVGVVGGEIGIQALDVEMRDSVLRGGIAEGLGIEGGQSGNIELDATGNISISDSRLNNKVREDSIGNAGDINLLANTVEMTNGARLTLSTTGVGNAGSVAMNANDSIVISGANLDEFPSGINILVREGGQGDVGQVNLSSEVIEISDGGFILSGILGQGNTGDITLESRDTVSLLNEGRIATDVAETGQGNVGNISVIGNQVEVRDGSQLTSTTSGQGNAGRIDIHGADRIVFSGENSEGLASAAFSFSNVGETGQGDAGDVTLVGGVIQTSGGAFLSSSTYSDGDAGNVTLEAHESILLSSGFVLSNSLGENYSGNAGNVRITGEIVELRDGAHLSSSTWGDGDTGTVTVEASGHVLFSDSSALSGSVGEDHSGNAGNVRISAETVELRDGAHLSSITWGDGDAGTITVEASGHILFSDMFALSSGAGETRSGNAGNIWISGETVEVRDEARLFSSTRGNGDAGTVTVEASGHILFSDSSASSSSFGEARGGNAGSVRFFSETIELRDGSRLSSETSGDGDGGIITVEASGRVLFSDSSVSSSSFGDTPGVNAGNIRILGETIELQDGSRLSSSTLGEGDAGTVTVEARGHVLLSDSSVSSASLREARSGNAGNVRITGETVELREGSRLSSDTPGDGDGGIITVEASGHVLFSDSSVSSASLGESHSGTAGNITIVGERVELRDGTSLLSSTSGEGNAGNVRIIGETVELRDETRLISNTWGNGEAGTVTVEASGHVLFFDSSASSSSFGETQSGTAGNVRITGETIELRDGTSLSSSTSGDGDAGRVIVEASSHVLFSDSSASSISFGEDYSGNAGNIRVIGESVELRDGTSLSSSTLGQGNAGSVTIEASDTAQLSNANVFSTVEERAKGNGGDIQIITNTLFLEDGAQLNVNTLGEGNAGTIIVQAHDRVILSGVNSDGLGSRVSSVVAESGRGNAGGVTILSNILELHDGAQLNASTLGQGNAGTVTVETSDRVLLSGLNNPEEVTTGVVSGVGGNARGNAGGVSILTGSLEVQNGAQLNSVTLGQGNAGTVTVEASDSVIFSGVNAEGVPSAALTSVGETGQGDAGGVSILANTLELRDGAILDSSTLGQGNAGTVSIEVSETLLLSNGLIMSGVVEQGRGNAGNITVVADRLEVHDGLLISSSTNQGDAGTITVEVRDSAIFSGFYTDLSGPEPEVWPSGLYSTIEEAGQGNAGGVNLIAGTVELRDGTRLSSSNNTTSNANDFTAGDVFVQADRLHLSDRADISANTGGRGGNVRLDTGTTILRRGSTIQTNAEGDFPGGNIIIDTDALVALENSDITANAINAAGGRVIINTQGIFGTEFRDELTPESDITASSDLGAEFSGSVELNTPDVDTETGLVDLSANPIDVAAILDTDPCTGGRESEFYVTGRGGLPPNPDGSLATEATWLDWRSLEETSSETALSHSEETAPLVEAQGWHVNGDGAVVLSAETADGSPTPPQATSAHCSPTHPSR encoded by the coding sequence ATGGATACTCGGCAATGGGGATGGGTGGTGAGTCTGGGATTGGGGATGGCGATCGCGCCAGTAGTTCCCATTCAAGCTCAGATTATCCCTGATAGCAGTTTAGGCAATGAACGTTCGGTGACCACACCAACGGAAACCGGAGTCCAAATCGACGGTGGGGCCTTACGAGGGGATAATCTCTTCCACAGTTTCCAGGAATTTTCCATCCCCACCAACAGCGAAGCCTTTTTCAACAATCCCGACATCGCCAACATCTTTAGCCGCGTCACCGGCGGCTCAATTTCCGACATCGATGGTTTGTTGCGGGCCAACGGAACCGCCAACCTATTCCTACTCAACCCCAACGGCATCATCTTCGGTCCCAATGCTCGTTTAGACATCGGTGGTTCCTTCGTCGCCAGTACCGCCAACAGTCTCGTCTTTGAGAATGGCCTGGCCTTCAACGCTGAAGAGTCTGGGGAGGCCCCTTTACTGAGTGTGAACGTGCCATTGGGGGTGCAATTTAATAATAATCCCGGCAGTATTGAAGCCACTGGGGCAATTCTCAATGTATCTGAGGGAGAATCGATGGCCTTGGTGGGGGGAGAGATTAGCCTAAACGATGTTGAAATCAATGCGGCGGCTGGACGAATTGACCTCGTAGGAGTGGGGGAAGCGGGACAAGTCAGCTTTGAGGTGGGTGATGTCAACTCGGGATTTCCGTCCTTCGGGGTTCCCGCTGACCTGAGTCGCGCTTCGGTATCGTTGAATGAGGCGAATCTGAATGTAGTTGGAGTTGTGGGGGGAGAGATTGGGATTCAGGCGTTGGATGTGGAGATGCGCGATAGCGTTTTGCGGGGAGGAATCGCTGAAGGACTCGGGATTGAGGGCGGCCAGTCGGGGAATATTGAGTTGGATGCGACGGGTAACATCAGCATCTCGGATAGTCGATTGAATAACAAGGTCAGAGAAGACTCAATTGGCAATGCTGGTGATATTAACCTTCTCGCCAACACTGTAGAAATGACGAACGGCGCTCGCCTTACTTTAAGTACAACAGGGGTGGGCAACGCCGGTTCTGTCGCCATGAATGCTAATGATAGCATTGTCATCTCAGGGGCGAATCTTGATGAGTTTCCAAGTGGTATAAATATTCTGGTGAGAGAGGGTGGACAAGGAGATGTGGGTCAAGTCAACTTAAGTAGCGAAGTCATAGAAATAAGTGACGGTGGATTTATTTTGTCGGGAATCTTGGGTCAAGGAAATACAGGAGATATTACCCTGGAATCCCGTGATACAGTAAGCCTTTTAAACGAAGGGCGTATTGCGACGGATGTGGCAGAAACAGGACAAGGAAATGTAGGCAACATTAGCGTAATTGGTAATCAAGTAGAAGTTCGAGATGGTTCTCAGTTAACTTCGACAACGTCGGGGCAAGGGAATGCCGGTCGGATAGATATCCATGGAGCTGATAGGATTGTTTTTTCTGGAGAAAATTCGGAAGGTTTGGCTAGTGCTGCATTTAGTTTTAGTAATGTGGGAGAAACAGGACAGGGAGATGCAGGTGATGTTACCTTAGTCGGCGGAGTTATCCAGACAAGTGGCGGCGCGTTTTTATCTTCCAGTACTTATAGCGATGGAGATGCGGGTAATGTCACGCTAGAAGCTCATGAGAGCATTTTACTTTCTAGTGGTTTTGTATTGAGTAATAGTTTGGGAGAAAACTATAGTGGCAATGCGGGTAACGTTAGGATTACCGGTGAGATAGTAGAATTGCGAGATGGGGCGCATCTATCCTCAAGTACCTGGGGTGACGGAGATACCGGTACGGTAACAGTTGAAGCTAGTGGTCATGTTCTCTTCTCTGATAGTTCGGCATTGAGTGGTAGTGTTGGAGAAGACCATAGTGGGAATGCCGGTAACGTTAGGATTAGCGCTGAGACGGTAGAACTGCGAGATGGGGCGCATCTATCCTCAATCACCTGGGGTGATGGAGATGCCGGTACGATAACGGTTGAAGCCAGCGGTCATATCCTCTTTTCTGATATGTTCGCGTTGAGTTCTGGTGCAGGAGAGACTCGTAGTGGGAATGCCGGTAATATCTGGATTAGTGGTGAGACAGTAGAAGTGCGAGATGAGGCTCGTCTATTCTCAAGCACCCGGGGTAATGGAGATGCCGGTACGGTAACGGTTGAAGCCAGCGGTCATATCCTCTTTTCTGATAGTTCAGCATCAAGTAGTAGTTTTGGAGAAGCCCGTGGTGGGAATGCTGGTAGCGTCAGGTTTTTTAGCGAGACGATCGAACTGCGAGATGGGTCACGTTTATCTTCAGAGACTTCAGGTGATGGAGACGGAGGAATAATAACAGTTGAAGCCAGTGGTCGTGTCCTCTTTTCTGACAGTTCGGTATCGAGTAGTAGTTTTGGAGACACCCCTGGGGTAAATGCAGGCAACATTAGGATTCTTGGCGAGACAATCGAACTACAAGATGGGTCACGTTTATCTTCTAGTACGTTGGGTGAGGGAGATGCTGGGACAGTAACAGTTGAAGCCCGTGGTCATGTCCTCTTATCTGATAGTTCGGTATCGAGTGCTAGTTTGAGAGAAGCCCGCAGTGGTAATGCCGGTAACGTGAGGATTACTGGCGAGACGGTCGAACTGCGAGAGGGGTCACGTTTATCTTCAGATACCCCGGGTGATGGAGACGGAGGAATAATAACGGTTGAAGCCAGTGGTCATGTCCTCTTTTCTGACAGTTCGGTGTCGAGTGCTAGTTTAGGAGAAAGCCATAGTGGAACTGCCGGCAACATTACAATTGTTGGAGAGAGAGTAGAACTACGAGATGGGACGAGTTTACTCTCAAGTACATCGGGGGAGGGAAATGCCGGTAACGTCAGGATTATTGGCGAGACGGTTGAACTACGAGACGAGACTCGTCTCATCTCAAATACCTGGGGTAACGGAGAGGCTGGTACGGTAACAGTTGAAGCCAGTGGTCATGTCCTCTTTTTTGACAGTTCGGCATCGAGTTCCAGTTTCGGCGAAACCCAGAGTGGGACTGCTGGCAACGTTAGGATTACTGGCGAAACCATAGAACTGCGAGATGGGACGAGTTTGTCCTCAAGTACCTCGGGTGACGGAGATGCTGGCAGGGTGATTGTTGAAGCTAGTAGTCATGTTTTGTTTTCCGACAGCTCGGCATCGAGTATTAGTTTTGGAGAAGACTATAGTGGAAATGCTGGTAATATCAGAGTCATTGGTGAGAGTGTAGAACTGCGAGATGGGACAAGTTTATCCTCAAGTACTTTGGGGCAAGGAAATGCCGGAAGCGTCACTATAGAAGCTAGTGACACAGCACAATTATCCAACGCCAATGTCTTTAGTACCGTAGAAGAAAGAGCAAAAGGAAACGGTGGTGATATTCAAATTATTACCAACACGCTTTTTCTAGAAGATGGTGCCCAGTTAAATGTGAACACTTTGGGAGAAGGGAATGCTGGGACAATCATAGTTCAAGCCCATGATAGAGTGATATTATCGGGGGTTAATTCTGATGGTTTGGGTAGTCGAGTTTCTAGTGTCGTCGCCGAGAGCGGACGTGGAAATGCTGGAGGTGTGACTATATTGTCTAACATCCTAGAATTGCATGATGGAGCGCAGCTAAATGCAAGTACATTGGGTCAAGGAAATGCTGGAACCGTAACCGTTGAGACAAGTGATAGAGTTCTCTTATCGGGACTTAACAATCCCGAGGAAGTGACCACCGGTGTCGTCAGTGGCGTCGGAGGAAACGCACGAGGAAATGCCGGAGGTGTGAGTATTTTGACTGGCAGTCTGGAAGTGCAAAATGGAGCTCAGTTAAACTCAGTTACCTTGGGTCAAGGCAATGCGGGAACCGTAACGGTCGAAGCCAGTGATAGCGTGATTTTCTCGGGCGTAAATGCTGAAGGGGTACCCAGTGCAGCCTTGACCAGCGTGGGCGAAACAGGGCAAGGGGATGCGGGAGGCGTTAGCATTCTTGCCAACACTTTAGAACTCCGAGATGGGGCCATACTAGATTCAAGTACCTTGGGTCAAGGAAATGCAGGAACAGTCTCGATTGAGGTAAGTGAGACATTATTGTTATCAAACGGCTTGATCATGAGCGGTGTAGTAGAACAGGGACGCGGCAATGCCGGCAATATCACTGTTGTTGCTGACCGGTTAGAAGTTCATGATGGTTTGTTAATATCCAGTAGCACGAATCAAGGAGATGCGGGAACGATAACAGTTGAAGTCCGAGACAGTGCCATCTTTTCAGGCTTTTATACCGACCTTTCCGGCCCGGAACCTGAGGTCTGGCCGAGTGGTTTATACAGCACCATTGAAGAAGCCGGCCAAGGGAATGCTGGAGGCGTCAATCTCATCGCCGGAACTGTAGAACTGCGGGATGGAACGCGGTTATCCTCCAGTAACAACACCACATCCAATGCCAATGACTTTACAGCGGGTGATGTCTTTGTCCAAGCCGATCGCCTACACCTGAGCGATCGCGCCGACATCAGTGCCAACACCGGCGGTCGTGGTGGCAACGTCCGACTCGACACCGGAACCACCATCCTACGGCGGGGTAGCACCATCCAAACCAACGCCGAGGGAGACTTCCCTGGAGGCAATATCATCATCGATACCGATGCCCTCGTGGCCCTCGAAAACAGCGACATCACCGCCAACGCCATCAACGCCGCTGGCGGTCGAGTGATTATCAATACTCAAGGCATTTTTGGTACGGAATTTCGGGACGAACTGACCCCCGAAAGTGACATTACCGCCAGCTCAGACCTTGGGGCTGAATTCAGTGGTTCCGTAGAACTGAATACCCCAGATGTGGATACAGAAACGGGATTGGTGGACCTGTCTGCTAATCCCATCGATGTGGCGGCTATCCTGGATACTGACCCCTGCACTGGGGGACGGGAGAGCGAGTTTTATGTCACGGGACGGGGGGGATTGCCCCCAAATCCTGATGGGTCTTTAGCGACTGAAGCCACTTGGCTGGATTGGCGCTCTCTGGAGGAAACTTCCTCGGAAACTGCCCTGAGCCACAGCGAGGAAACCGCCCCCTTAGTAGAAGCTCAGGGCTGGCACGTCAATGGGGATGGGGCGGTGGTTCTCTCGGCTGAGACGGCTGATGGCTCACCCACTCCTCCCCAAGCGACATCGGCTCACTGTTCTCCTACTCATCCCAGCCGTTGA
- a CDS encoding filamentous hemagglutinin N-terminal domain-containing protein, with protein sequence MAHPLLPKRHRLTVLLLIPAVEIPMSHRTSIPLALLSLCLWTAPAQAALPSLEGFPTLALNRETATGNDSRSGSGPQMLQQGRGFYQAQRYQEAVEAWQQAAREFDRQENRPQQALALSYLSLGYQQLGQMGLAHEVNERIGDLLSADPIASPGRLAQILNIRGHLFLTSGQPQRAFDIWQQASDAYRQADDAEGAIASQIFSRVTGGSISDIDGLLRANGTANLFLLNPNGIIFGPNARLDIGGSFVASTANSLVFENGLAFNAEESGEAPLLSVNVPLGVQFNDNPGSIEATGATLNVSEGESMALVGGEISLEDVEINAPAGRIDLVGVGEAGHVSFEVGDVNSGFPSFGVPAELNRASVSLDETNLNVAGVVGGEIGIQALDIEMRDSFLEGGIAEGLGIEGSQSGNIELNAMGDITISDGELSNSVGEGSIGNAGDINLVANTVEMTNGARLTSRTTGRGNSGSVAVNASDSIIISGPSSNDSSSVINIQVVEGAQGNAGHINLTGEVIEISNGALVSSSTFGNGNAGNVNLEAHDTVRLLNEARLFSAVFETGQGDGGKISVTGNRVEVRDGAQLFSSTVGQGNAGRIEIYGADRIIFSGQDSEGFPSSALSGVGETGQGDAGDINLVSRVIQTSDGTFFSSGTFGEGDAGNVTLEAHESVLLSGGFIVSDSSGETQSGNAGNVRITAERVELRDEVRLSSSTSGDGDGGIITVEASGHVLFSNSSASSTAFGEDYSGNAGDIRVIGDTVQLQDRASLSSDTLGQGNAGNISVIGDTVELRDGTSLASNTSGQGDAGNIRLIGDTVQLQNGNLLFSNTLSDGDGGTITVEATGHVLFADSSVSSSSLGENTSGNAGDIRVVGQIVELQDGARLASDARDQGDAGNVSIVGETVQLTGGASLSSSTLGEGNAGTVTVEVTGHVLFSDSSALSGSFGEGDSGNAGNVRITGETVELRDGASLLSSTRGDGNAGRVIVEASGHVLFSDSSVLTGSFGDNYSGNAGNIRMTGETVELRDGASLFSSTFGQGDGGIITVEAGDTIVLSNASISSGVAESGTGNAGGISIRANRIQLLNEARLSSSTSGEGDAGRVIVEASGHVLFSDSSASSSSFGEGDSGNAGNVSITGETLEFRNGSRLSSSTSGEGDAGRVIFEASGHILFSDSSASSGSFGENYSGNAGNIRVTGETVELRDGARLFSSTLGQGNAGTVIIEASDTARLSSSNVLVNVEESGQGNGGDIRIIADRLFMEDGARLNSSTSGQGNAGTVTIEASGEVIFSNSFAVSAVGENARGNAGGVSISANTLEVRDGGLLSSSTSGQGNAGTVIIEAEDRVVFSGVSSEGVPSSGFTSVLQTGQGDAGDFSISANTVEVRDGAMLDSSTFGQGNAGTVTVQASNLVLLSNGFAFSTVEETGQGNAGGVSIRANTVEVNDGARLNASTSGQGNAGTVTVEASDRVLLSGLNNPEGVVTGVVSAVGENARGNAGGVSILTGSLEVRDGAQLNSVTLGQGNAGTVTVEASDRVVFSGVNSEGVPSLGLTSVLQTGQGDAGGISIIANSLELRDGAVLDSSTFGQGNAGRVSIEVSETLLLSNGFVGSGVGEEGGGNAGNITVVADRLEVHDGLLISSSLNQGDAGTVTVEVRDTAIFSGFYTSPSGWVLDGLGSGVYSTIEEAGQGNAGGVNLIAGTVELRDRARLSSSNNATSNANDFTAGDVFVQADRLHLSDRADISANTGGL encoded by the coding sequence ATGGCTCACCCACTCCTCCCCAAGCGACATCGGCTCACTGTTCTCCTACTCATCCCAGCCGTTGAGATTCCTATGTCCCATCGCACCTCGATTCCCCTCGCTCTACTCAGCCTCTGTCTCTGGACGGCTCCCGCTCAGGCGGCATTACCTTCCCTAGAGGGGTTCCCAACCCTCGCCCTCAACCGGGAAACGGCAACCGGCAACGATTCCCGGAGCGGGTCGGGGCCTCAGATGCTGCAACAGGGACGAGGGTTCTATCAGGCGCAACGCTATCAGGAAGCGGTGGAGGCTTGGCAACAGGCGGCCCGTGAGTTCGATCGCCAGGAGAATCGCCCTCAGCAAGCCCTGGCCCTGAGTTATCTCAGCTTGGGATATCAACAGCTTGGGCAGATGGGGTTAGCCCATGAGGTCAATGAACGCATCGGGGACCTCCTCTCGGCTGACCCCATCGCCTCCCCAGGGCGATTAGCGCAAATTCTCAATATCCGAGGCCATCTGTTTCTCACCTCAGGACAGCCACAACGGGCGTTTGACATTTGGCAACAGGCCAGCGACGCCTATCGGCAAGCCGACGATGCTGAAGGGGCGATCGCCAGTCAAATCTTTAGCCGCGTCACTGGCGGCTCAATTTCTGATATTGATGGTTTATTGCGGGCCAACGGAACCGCCAACCTATTCTTACTCAACCCCAACGGCATTATCTTCGGTCCCAATGCTCGTTTAGACATCGGTGGTTCCTTCGTCGCCAGTACCGCCAACAGTCTGGTTTTTGAGAATGGCCTGGCCTTCAACGCTGAGGAGTCTGGGGAGGCCCCTCTGTTGAGTGTGAATGTGCCATTGGGGGTGCAATTTAATGATAATCCCGGCAGTATTGAAGCGACTGGGGCAACTCTCAACGTCTCCGAGGGAGAATCGATGGCCTTGGTGGGGGGAGAGATTAGCCTAGAGGATGTTGAAATCAATGCACCGGCTGGACGAATTGACCTCGTAGGAGTGGGAGAAGCGGGACACGTCAGCTTTGAGGTGGGTGATGTCAACTCGGGATTTCCGTCCTTCGGGGTTCCCGCCGAACTGAATCGCGCCTCAGTGTCGTTGGATGAGACGAATCTGAATGTAGCCGGAGTTGTGGGCGGAGAGATTGGGATTCAGGCGTTGGATATCGAGATGCGCGATAGTTTTTTGGAGGGGGGAATTGCTGAGGGACTCGGAATTGAGGGTAGCCAGTCGGGGAATATTGAGCTGAATGCGATGGGTGATATCACTATCTCAGATGGTGAACTCTCGAATTCAGTGGGAGAAGGCTCGATTGGAAACGCTGGTGATATTAATCTAGTCGCCAACACTGTAGAAATGACGAATGGTGCTCGCTTAACGTCCAGGACAACAGGGCGAGGAAATTCCGGATCTGTGGCCGTTAATGCGAGTGATAGCATTATCATTTCGGGGCCAAGTTCTAACGATTCTTCAAGCGTTATAAATATTCAAGTTGTAGAGGGTGCGCAAGGGAATGCAGGTCATATCAACTTAACTGGCGAAGTCATAGAAATAAGTAACGGCGCACTGGTTTCTTCAAGTACCTTTGGTAACGGAAATGCGGGAAACGTCAACCTAGAAGCCCATGATACGGTACGCCTCCTGAATGAGGCGCGGCTCTTCAGCGCTGTATTCGAAACGGGACAGGGAGATGGGGGAAAGATTAGCGTAACTGGGAATCGAGTGGAAGTTCGAGATGGCGCTCAGTTATTTTCTAGTACTGTCGGTCAAGGAAATGCCGGTCGTATAGAAATTTACGGCGCTGACAGAATTATTTTTTCCGGACAAGATTCAGAGGGTTTTCCCAGTAGCGCTTTAAGTGGTGTCGGAGAAACAGGACAGGGAGACGCTGGTGATATTAACCTAGTCAGTAGGGTTATCCAGACAAGTGACGGCACGTTTTTTTCTTCTGGTACTTTTGGTGAAGGAGACGCTGGTAATGTGACGCTAGAAGCTCATGAAAGCGTTTTACTTTCTGGTGGTTTTATAGTGAGTGACAGTTCAGGAGAAACTCAGAGTGGGAATGCGGGCAACGTTAGGATTACTGCCGAAAGAGTCGAACTTCGAGATGAAGTGCGTCTATCCTCAAGTACGTCAGGTGACGGAGATGGTGGAATAATAACAGTGGAAGCTAGTGGTCATGTTTTATTTTCTAATAGTTCAGCTTCTAGTACTGCTTTTGGAGAAGACTATAGTGGTAATGCTGGTGATATCAGGGTTATTGGTGATACGGTACAACTTCAAGATAGAGCGAGTCTATCCTCAGATACCTTAGGTCAAGGAAATGCTGGTAATATCAGTGTGATTGGTGACACGGTTGAACTACGAGATGGTACTAGTCTAGCCTCAAATACCTCAGGACAAGGGGATGCGGGCAATATTAGGCTCATTGGTGATACGGTACAACTTCAAAATGGAAACCTTCTTTTCTCAAATACCCTAAGCGACGGAGATGGAGGAACAATAACGGTTGAAGCTACTGGTCATGTTTTGTTTGCTGATAGTTCAGTATCAAGTAGTAGTTTGGGAGAAAATACTAGTGGAAATGCCGGTGATATTAGGGTGGTTGGACAAATAGTGGAACTTCAAGATGGAGCGCGTCTAGCCTCAGATGCCCGGGATCAAGGGGATGCTGGTAACGTTAGTATTGTTGGTGAGACTGTGCAACTCACAGGTGGAGCAAGTCTGTCCTCAAGTACCTTAGGGGAAGGAAATGCTGGTACGGTAACGGTGGAAGTCACTGGTCATGTTTTGTTTTCTGACAGTTCAGCATTGAGTGGTAGTTTCGGAGAAGGTGATAGTGGTAATGCGGGCAACGTTAGGATTACTGGTGAAACGGTAGAACTGCGAGATGGAGCGAGTTTACTCTCAAGTACCCGGGGTGACGGAAATGCTGGCAGGGTAATCGTTGAAGCCAGTGGTCATGTTTTGTTTTCAGATAGTTCAGTATTAACTGGTAGTTTCGGAGACAACTATAGTGGGAATGCCGGCAACATTAGGATGACTGGCGAGACAGTAGAACTACGAGATGGGGCGAGTCTCTTCTCAAGTACCTTCGGTCAAGGAGATGGAGGAATAATAACGGTGGAAGCTGGGGATACTATTGTTTTATCAAATGCTTCGATTTCGAGTGGTGTGGCAGAATCTGGAACTGGAAATGCTGGGGGTATTAGCATTCGCGCTAATAGGATACAGTTACTTAATGAAGCTCGTTTATCTTCGAGCACTTCAGGTGAGGGAGATGCGGGCAGGGTAATCGTTGAAGCCAGTGGTCATGTTTTGTTTTCAGATAGTTCGGCATCGAGTAGTAGTTTCGGAGAAGGTGATAGTGGGAATGCTGGCAATGTAAGCATCACGGGCGAGACGTTAGAATTTCGAAATGGGTCACGTTTATCTTCAAGCACTTCAGGCGAGGGAGATGCTGGCAGGGTGATTTTTGAAGCCAGTGGTCATATTTTGTTTTCGGATAGTTCGGCATCAAGTGGTAGCTTCGGAGAAAACTATAGTGGGAATGCTGGCAATATCAGGGTTACTGGTGAGACCGTTGAACTACGAGATGGGGCGCGTCTATTCTCAAGTACCTTGGGTCAAGGAAATGCTGGAACCGTCATAATAGAAGCAAGTGACACGGCACGATTGTCGAGTTCTAATGTCCTTGTCAATGTAGAGGAAAGCGGACAAGGAAACGGAGGGGATATCCGAATTATTGCAGATAGGCTGTTTATGGAAGATGGCGCTCGATTAAATTCGAGTACCTCGGGTCAAGGGAATGCAGGGACTGTCACAATTGAGGCAAGTGGTGAAGTCATCTTCTCAAATAGTTTTGCCGTAAGTGCTGTTGGAGAAAACGCGCGAGGCAATGCGGGAGGGGTGAGTATCTCGGCTAATACTCTGGAAGTGCGAGATGGAGGTCTATTGAGTTCAAGTACATCAGGGCAAGGAAATGCTGGAACGGTCATCATAGAAGCGGAGGATAGGGTGGTTTTCTCAGGAGTGAGTTCCGAAGGAGTACCTAGTTCGGGCTTCACCAGCGTGTTGCAAACAGGCCAAGGAGATGCCGGAGACTTTAGTATTTCTGCAAATACCGTGGAAGTACGAGATGGAGCGATGTTGGATTCGAGTACCTTCGGTCAAGGAAATGCCGGAACCGTAACTGTTCAGGCAAGTAATCTAGTTCTGCTCTCAAATGGTTTTGCCTTCAGTACTGTAGAAGAAACAGGACAAGGAAATGCTGGAGGTGTCAGTATCCGGGCTAATACTGTAGAAGTGAATGATGGCGCTCGTTTGAATGCAAGTACCTCGGGTCAAGGAAATGCCGGAACCGTAACTGTTGAGGCAAGTGATAGAGTTCTCTTATCGGGACTTAACAATCCCGAGGGAGTAGTCACCGGTGTCGTCAGTGCTGTTGGAGAAAACGCACGAGGAAATGCCGGAGGTGTTAGTATTTTGACTGGCAGTCTGGAAGTGCGAGATGGCGCTCAGTTAAACTCAGTTACATTGGGTCAAGGCAATGCTGGAACCGTAACGGTCGAAGCCAGCGATAGGGTCGTTTTCTCAGGAGTAAATTCTGAAGGAGTACCCAGTTTAGGTCTGACCAGCGTGTTACAAACGGGGCAAGGGGATGCAGGAGGCATTAGCATTATTGCCAACAGCTTAGAACTCCGAGATGGGGCAGTACTAGATTCAAGTACCTTCGGTCAAGGCAATGCAGGAAGAGTCTCGATTGAGGTGAGTGAAACATTATTGTTATCAAATGGCTTTGTTGGGAGTGGTGTAGGAGAAGAGGGAGGTGGTAATGCTGGCAATATCACTGTTGTGGCTGACCGGTTAGAAGTCCATGATGGTTTGTTGATATCCAGTAGCTTGAATCAAGGAGATGCGGGAACGGTAACCGTTGAAGTCCGCGACACTGCCATCTTTTCAGGCTTTTATACCTCCCCTTCAGGCTGGGTGTTAGACGGCTTGGGGAGTGGTGTATACAGCACCATTGAAGAAGCCGGACAAGGGAATGCCGGAGGGGTGAATCTCATCGCGGGAACTGTAGAACTGCGAGATAGGGCGCGATTATCCTCCAGCAACAACGCCACATCCAATGCCAATGACTTTACAGCGGGTGATGTCTTTGTCCAAGCCGATCGCCTACACCTGAGCGATCGCGCCGACATCAGTGCCAACACCGGCGGTCTATAA